From Deltaproteobacteria bacterium, a single genomic window includes:
- a CDS encoding cysteine-rich CWC family protein — translation MKGSTEKKCPKCGKSFTCYSERDCWCEKVRIHKKEMLEILQKYNDCLCPECLKEYAEK, via the coding sequence ATGAAAGGTAGCACCGAAAAAAAATGCCCGAAGTGCGGGAAATCGTTTACCTGTTACAGCGAACGGGATTGCTGGTGTGAAAAGGTAAGGATCCATAAGAAGGAGATGCTGGAGATCCTGCAGAAATACAACGATTGTTTATGTCCGGAATGCCTGAAAGAATATGCGGAGAAATAG